The sequence GTATTACATCTAATTTATCTTTACTTAATGCTTCAAGTCTTACTTTTAGTTTACTTTCTTCTAATCCTGTTACGTCTAGAAGGGCAAGTTTTGCTCTTTTATCTTTACTATTATTATTACCATTTATTAGTCCTGCAATCCTACTCCTTGCAATATTTTTTGC comes from Streptobacillus felis and encodes:
- a CDS encoding filamentous hemagglutinin N-terminal domain-containing protein; its protein translation is MSEKGDVINNAKNIARSRIAGLINGNNNSKDKRAKLALLDVTGLEESKLKVRLEALSKDKLDVILSNPNGITLDGASFLNLHNMALTTSKPIIENEEIKGY